A window of Gloeocapsa sp. PCC 73106 genomic DNA:
ATAGGGGAAGATCTCCGCTTTTGGTGTCATATTTACCGTTGGAGCTTAGATTTATTAGTCAGGCGTAAATTTATCCCTGGTATCATCGAGCAGACACCCGAGACGCTGCAAACCCTCTGGCAACCCCTACTAGATAATACAATCGATCAAGCTCGTTTAGCTAAATTCACTCGTTTGATGCCTAGAGTTTGCAGTCAATATGAACCTAACCAGTCATTTTCCTCCCAAGTCTTACTCTTGAGCGCTCTAATCACTCTAGTCGATGTACAGATTCGTCATTCCTTAGATTCTTCCGGGAAGTGGTTACAGACAATCTTTCAAAAGCAAGCCACCTTCAGCGCTTGTGATCAAGATTTACAAAGTTTAAAAACTACCTTGCACAATTGGACTCTACCTAGACAAGAGTATATCGTCAGTAACCCTAACTACCAACTAGGACAAAATCAATTTCGACTTTGTTTAGTTTTGACACCACCATTAGAGAAAACAGAAGATTGGCGTTTAGCTTACTCTTTACAAGCTTTAGACGCTCCTGAGTTACGTTTGGATGGGGCGACTATTTGGCGTCATCCCGTCTCCCAATTACTCTACCAGGGGCGCATTATCGAACAACCCCAAGAAACCTTACTCAAGGGTTTAGGTTTAGCCGCGCGTCTTTTTCCGCCGATTCGAGAAAGTCTGGAAGAAAAACAACCGGTAAGCTGTACCTTATCATATATACAGGTTTACGAGTTTATCGGTGGCTTAGCTCAGGAACTACAAAATAACGGCTTAGGAGTCATTCTACCTCCTGGTTTGGATTTAGTCGCCAATAAAAGACGTTTGGGATTAAAAATTACTGCTAAAGTTAACCAGAAAAAAGGACAAAATCTTAGCTTAAAAAGCCTACTTGACTATCAAATAGCTATAACGATTGGCTCGGAAACTATTTCTCAAGGGGAATTTGAAGAGTTACTTGAAGCTAGATCCCCTTTTGTACAGTTTAAGGGGGAATGGATCGCTCTACAACCAGGAGATGTCAGAGCAGCACAAGAAATCCTCTCCCCATCTCATCAGAAAACTAGTTTATCGGTGACTGACGCGATTCGTTTGAGCGCAGGAGATAGTCAACCCTTTGGGAAATTACCCGTGGTTGAATTCGCTCCTGAGGGGATTTTACAAGAGTTACTCGACTATATTAATAACAATCAAAGCTTAGCAATAGTTGCACAACCATCGGCTTTTATTGGCGAATTGCGCCCTTATCAACTGCGAGGGCTGAGTTGGTTATCATTTTTAGAAAGGTGGGGTTTTGGAGCTTGTTTGGCTGATGATATGGGTTTAGGGAAAACTCCTCAATTACTCGCTTTTTTATTGCATTTGAAAGCACAAAAGCGTTTACTTAAACCTAGTCTCGTTATTTGTCCTACTTCGGTGTTAAATAATTGGCAAAGAGAAGCGCAAAAATTCGCCCCTAGCTTAACTGTATTGGTACATCACGGCGATAAACGCGCCTTAGGAAAAGAATGGCAAAGACGAGTTAGTGATTTTGATCTAGTACTGACGAGTTATTCTCTACTGTATCGAGATCAAAGTACCTTGGAAGGGTTAGAATGGCAAGTTCTGGCTCTAGATGAGGCGCAAAACCTAAAAAATTCTAGCACCAAACAGTCTCAAAGCGCGCGCCAATTAAAGGCTGATTTTCGCGTCGCTCTCACGGGTACTCCCGTAGAAAATCGCTTATCAGAACTCTGGTCTATTGTGGATCTGGTTAATCCGGGTTGGTTGGGAAATCGTCAGTTTTTTCAAACTCGTTTTGCTACCCCAATTGAAAAACAGGGAGATGAACAGTCTTTACAAACTTTGCGCTCTCTGATTTCTCCTTTTATGTTGCGTCGTTTGAAAACGGATCCCGAAATTAGACAAGATTTACCAGAGAAGCAGGAAATGAACGTCTTCTGTAGTTTGTCCACCGAACAAGCAGAACTCTATCAAAAGGTGGTGGAAGAATCTTTAAACCAAATTGAAACCAGTAGCGGAATTACTAGACGCGCTACCATTTTAACCCTACTACTTAAACTTAAGCAGATTTGCAATCATCCCGCTCAATTTTTAAAGGCTAAGAGTTTGGGTAGTAGTGAGCGATCGGGTAAGTTATTGCGTTTAGAGGAAATGTTGGAAGAATTAATCATCGCAGGCGATCGCGCTTTAATTTTTACCCAATTTGCTCAGTGGGGTAAACTGCTTCAAGCTTATCTCTCGGCTAAGTTTAACACTGATGCTTTATTTCTCTATGGCGCTACTCGACGTGACCAACGCCAAGAAATGATCGATCGCTTTCAAAATGACCCCAATGGTCCCCCCATTTTTATCCTCTCTCTGAAAGCTGGGGGAACAGGTTTAAATTTGACTCGCGCTAATCATGTTTTTCACATCGATCGCTGGTGGAATCCTGCGGTAGAAAATCAAGCCACAGATCGGGCTTTTCGTCTGGGACAAACGCGCAACGTTCAGGTACACAAGTTTATTTGTACTGGAACTTTAGAAGAACGCATTCACGAGATGATCGAAAAGAAAAAGGAGTTAGCCACA
This region includes:
- a CDS encoding DEAD/DEAH box helicase, whose product is MPTLHGSWILAPASCSFFLWSETWRPPIGLEEGIHPYCLSQDALSQSFNWEQNWSSLTLSLPSRELPLLSGQVALESLPLKPWRVEGFNLTPHEAIAFLASLPLNSLPQENEYIGEDLRFWCHIYRWSLDLLVRRKFIPGIIEQTPETLQTLWQPLLDNTIDQARLAKFTRLMPRVCSQYEPNQSFSSQVLLLSALITLVDVQIRHSLDSSGKWLQTIFQKQATFSACDQDLQSLKTTLHNWTLPRQEYIVSNPNYQLGQNQFRLCLVLTPPLEKTEDWRLAYSLQALDAPELRLDGATIWRHPVSQLLYQGRIIEQPQETLLKGLGLAARLFPPIRESLEEKQPVSCTLSYIQVYEFIGGLAQELQNNGLGVILPPGLDLVANKRRLGLKITAKVNQKKGQNLSLKSLLDYQIAITIGSETISQGEFEELLEARSPFVQFKGEWIALQPGDVRAAQEILSPSHQKTSLSVTDAIRLSAGDSQPFGKLPVVEFAPEGILQELLDYINNNQSLAIVAQPSAFIGELRPYQLRGLSWLSFLERWGFGACLADDMGLGKTPQLLAFLLHLKAQKRLLKPSLVICPTSVLNNWQREAQKFAPSLTVLVHHGDKRALGKEWQRRVSDFDLVLTSYSLLYRDQSTLEGLEWQVLALDEAQNLKNSSTKQSQSARQLKADFRVALTGTPVENRLSELWSIVDLVNPGWLGNRQFFQTRFATPIEKQGDEQSLQTLRSLISPFMLRRLKTDPEIRQDLPEKQEMNVFCSLSTEQAELYQKVVEESLNQIETSSGITRRATILTLLLKLKQICNHPAQFLKAKSLGSSERSGKLLRLEEMLEELIIAGDRALIFTQFAQWGKLLQAYLSAKFNTDALFLYGATRRDQRQEMIDRFQNDPNGPPIFILSLKAGGTGLNLTRANHVFHIDRWWNPAVENQATDRAFRLGQTRNVQVHKFICTGTLEERIHEMIEKKKELATQTVAAGEDWLTELDTNQLRDLLLLDRDAVIES